One part of the Rhizobium rhizogenes genome encodes these proteins:
- a CDS encoding ABC transporter ATP-binding protein: MTAANRNALLSVEGLSVEFGNSRVVDDISFSVEPGRTMAIVGESGSGKSVTSLSTMRLADMMGATYPTGKILFEGRDLLKTSQKEMRAIRGKEIAMIFQEPMTSLNPVFTIGDQICEVLVLHEKMGKQAALAQAQTLLEMVRLPDAAELLKRYPHQLSGGMRQRVMIAMALACRPKLLIADEPTTALDVTIQAQILNIMRDLQKKLGMGMVFITHDMGVVAEMADDVVVMWKGKKVEEGPVKDIFANPQHPYTRALLSAVPRLGSMEGEEFPKRLPLTVLQDGQPVVIGEERVQNTAKYDAKPLLSVKDLFVRFDIRKNLFGKATHRCSAVQKVSFDIHAGETLALVGESGSGKSTIGRTIQQLQTAISGEIAFNGRSYSEMSAAERFRMRQEVQYIFQDPFASLDPRKTVGFSIAEPINTHGLINDQKAVRRRVDELLERVGLNSEHAARYPHEFSGGQRQRVCIARALASDPKLIIADEALSALDVSIQAQIINLFMDLQAERGLAYLFISHDMAVVEKMSHRVAVLYLGQIMEMGSRRQVFETPTHDYTRRLLSAVPVADPTIERRIAMIEGEIPNPVRRVGDEPAILAHEEINPGHFIAKSA, encoded by the coding sequence ATGACTGCCGCAAACCGCAACGCCCTCCTCTCGGTCGAAGGCCTGAGCGTCGAGTTCGGTAATAGCCGCGTCGTGGACGATATCTCTTTCAGCGTGGAGCCCGGCCGGACCATGGCGATTGTCGGCGAGTCCGGATCGGGAAAATCGGTCACCTCGCTGTCCACCATGCGCCTTGCCGATATGATGGGCGCCACCTACCCCACCGGCAAGATCCTGTTTGAAGGCAGGGACCTGCTGAAGACGTCGCAGAAGGAGATGCGCGCGATCCGCGGCAAGGAGATCGCCATGATCTTCCAGGAGCCGATGACCTCGCTCAACCCCGTCTTCACCATCGGCGACCAGATCTGCGAAGTGCTTGTGCTGCATGAAAAGATGGGCAAGCAGGCGGCGCTGGCGCAAGCACAGACGCTGCTCGAAATGGTGCGCCTGCCCGATGCGGCCGAGCTTCTGAAGCGTTATCCGCACCAGCTTTCCGGCGGTATGCGCCAGCGCGTCATGATCGCCATGGCGCTCGCCTGCCGGCCGAAGCTTCTGATCGCCGACGAGCCGACGACGGCGCTTGACGTGACCATTCAGGCGCAGATCCTCAACATCATGCGCGACCTGCAGAAGAAGCTCGGCATGGGCATGGTCTTCATCACCCATGATATGGGCGTGGTGGCGGAAATGGCCGATGACGTCGTTGTCATGTGGAAGGGCAAGAAGGTTGAGGAAGGCCCGGTGAAGGATATCTTCGCCAACCCGCAGCACCCTTACACGCGCGCCCTGCTTTCCGCCGTGCCGCGCCTCGGCAGCATGGAAGGCGAAGAATTTCCCAAGCGCCTGCCGCTTACCGTGCTGCAGGACGGCCAGCCGGTGGTGATCGGCGAGGAGCGCGTGCAGAACACCGCGAAATATGACGCCAAGCCGCTTTTGTCGGTCAAGGACCTGTTCGTGCGTTTCGATATTCGCAAGAACCTGTTCGGCAAGGCGACGCACCGTTGCAGCGCCGTGCAGAAGGTGAGCTTCGATATTCACGCCGGCGAGACGCTGGCGCTGGTGGGCGAGTCCGGTTCCGGCAAATCCACCATCGGCCGCACCATTCAGCAATTGCAGACCGCAATATCAGGCGAGATCGCCTTCAACGGACGCAGCTATTCTGAAATGTCGGCGGCGGAGCGCTTCCGCATGCGCCAGGAAGTGCAATATATCTTCCAGGACCCCTTCGCCTCGCTCGATCCGCGCAAGACGGTCGGTTTTTCGATTGCCGAACCGATCAACACCCACGGTTTGATCAATGATCAGAAGGCGGTACGCCGGCGGGTGGATGAATTGCTGGAGCGTGTGGGCCTCAACTCCGAACATGCCGCGCGTTATCCGCACGAGTTTTCCGGCGGCCAGCGCCAGCGCGTCTGCATTGCCCGCGCGCTGGCTTCCGATCCGAAGCTGATCATCGCCGACGAGGCGCTCTCGGCGCTCGATGTCTCCATTCAGGCGCAGATCATCAATCTGTTCATGGATCTGCAGGCGGAGCGTGGCCTCGCCTATCTCTTCATCAGCCATGACATGGCTGTCGTGGAAAAGATGAGCCACCGCGTTGCCGTGCTTTATCTTGGCCAGATCATGGAAATGGGCAGCCGTCGGCAGGTGTTCGAAACGCCGACGCATGATTATACCCGCCGCCTGCTTTCGGCCGTGCCGGTTGCCGATCCAACCATCGAGCGCCGCATCGCCATGATCGAGGGCGAAATACCCAATCCCGTGCGCCGTGTCGGCGATGAGCCGGCCATTCTCGCCCATGAGGAAATCAATCCGGGCCACTTCATCGCGAAGAGCGCCTGA
- a CDS encoding putative quinol monooxygenase: MTNGTGAVRLSGFLRCASVEDIQLVETHLPEHLRLTRAEPGCISFDVTRTDDPLVWRVEELFADRAAFDFHQQRTRASEWFTATAAIPRDYEITTLA, from the coding sequence ATGACGAATGGAACGGGTGCGGTCAGACTGTCCGGCTTCCTGCGCTGCGCATCGGTGGAGGATATCCAGCTTGTGGAAACCCATCTTCCCGAACATCTTCGTCTGACAAGAGCGGAACCCGGCTGCATTTCCTTCGACGTCACCCGGACCGACGATCCTCTGGTCTGGCGGGTGGAGGAGCTTTTTGCCGATCGCGCCGCCTTTGATTTCCATCAGCAGCGGACGCGGGCATCGGAGTGGTTCACGGCCACCGCCGCCATTCCACGCGATTATGAGATAACGACACTGGCTTGA
- a CDS encoding ABC transporter substrate-binding protein, which translates to MTMIKKGMTTTFVALAMAATAFTAAPALAAGKMTISSPQDPGSWDPIDTFLVQWAAVATNIFDGLTYRGPDLKVVPGLAESWEELDEGKRIRFKLRQNVKFHNGEPFNAAAVKFTFERLLGEQGAKGPQRSNYVAIESVDVIDDYTVDMKLKAPDPVLLTKLAGYGGMIVPPKYIQEKGEDNFNLNPVGTGAFKFVSYAPKTNIKLEANPDYWGGAPKLSELEYRFIAEPATAVAELQAGRVDLVIPPTIPIGMIPVIQGDSKLEIVSVPGPTVDALRFNTRDGITADPKVRKAIIMAVDRGTIVKSILAGQASEIASFQSALSFGYDPELKPLPYDPEGAKKLLAEAGVKAGAALQIDIRGNDATMNEVAQVISSYLSMVGITATIKPYETNVLLNDIIPQGKTGAMFQQKWGGWTFDYDNTAYSMYHSGEKWNPYDKDEKLDKLLESQRPLTDRAEREKILKEIGSYTAERALEIPLYNTNAIYGINKRVKGFIAPPDNRLKLTDVTVE; encoded by the coding sequence ATGACAATGATAAAGAAGGGGATGACGACAACGTTCGTCGCGCTTGCCATGGCCGCCACGGCCTTCACCGCCGCACCGGCTCTTGCCGCCGGCAAGATGACCATTTCCAGCCCGCAGGACCCGGGCAGCTGGGATCCGATCGACACCTTCCTCGTGCAGTGGGCTGCCGTCGCCACCAACATCTTCGATGGCCTGACCTATCGCGGCCCGGACCTGAAGGTTGTGCCCGGCCTTGCCGAATCCTGGGAAGAGCTGGATGAGGGCAAGCGCATCCGCTTCAAGCTGCGCCAGAACGTCAAGTTCCACAATGGCGAACCCTTCAACGCCGCCGCCGTCAAGTTCACCTTCGAGCGCCTTCTCGGCGAACAGGGTGCCAAGGGCCCGCAGCGCTCCAACTATGTCGCCATCGAAAGCGTCGATGTCATCGACGATTACACCGTCGACATGAAGCTGAAGGCGCCGGATCCCGTGCTGCTGACCAAGCTTGCCGGTTATGGCGGCATGATCGTTCCGCCGAAGTACATTCAGGAAAAGGGCGAGGACAATTTCAACCTCAACCCCGTCGGCACCGGCGCATTCAAATTCGTTTCCTACGCGCCGAAGACCAATATCAAGCTGGAAGCCAACCCCGATTACTGGGGCGGTGCGCCAAAACTTTCCGAGCTTGAATATCGCTTCATCGCCGAGCCGGCGACCGCCGTTGCCGAATTGCAGGCCGGCCGCGTCGATCTCGTCATTCCGCCCACCATCCCGATCGGCATGATCCCGGTCATCCAAGGCGATTCCAAGCTTGAGATCGTCAGCGTTCCCGGCCCGACCGTCGATGCGCTGCGTTTCAACACTCGTGACGGCATTACCGCCGATCCGAAGGTGCGCAAGGCGATCATCATGGCCGTCGATCGCGGCACCATCGTCAAGTCGATCCTCGCCGGCCAGGCATCGGAAATCGCAAGCTTCCAGAGCGCGCTGTCCTTCGGTTACGATCCGGAACTGAAGCCGCTGCCTTACGATCCGGAAGGCGCGAAAAAGCTGCTCGCGGAAGCCGGCGTCAAGGCAGGTGCGGCGCTGCAGATCGATATCCGCGGCAATGACGCGACGATGAACGAAGTGGCGCAGGTTATTTCCAGCTACCTCTCCATGGTCGGCATCACCGCCACCATCAAGCCCTATGAAACCAACGTTCTCTTGAACGACATCATCCCGCAGGGCAAGACCGGCGCGATGTTCCAGCAGAAATGGGGTGGCTGGACCTTCGATTACGACAACACGGCCTATTCCATGTACCACTCGGGTGAAAAGTGGAACCCTTACGACAAGGACGAAAAGCTGGACAAGCTGCTTGAATCCCAGCGTCCGCTGACCGACCGTGCCGAGCGCGAAAAGATCCTCAAGGAAATCGGCAGCTATACCGCCGAACGCGCGCTGGAAATCCCGCTTTACAACACCAATGCCATTTACGGCATCAACAAGCGGGTCAAGGGTTTCATCGCACCGCCGGATAACCGCCTGAAGCTGACCGACGTCACCGTCGAATAA
- a CDS encoding bifunctional sugar phosphate isomerase/epimerase/4-hydroxyphenylpyruvate dioxygenase family protein, translating to MRTSIATVSISGEFPEKLAAIAKAGFSGVEIFENDFLTYDASPREVKALAADHGLDITLFQPFRDFEGMPEPHRTRAFERAQRKFDIMGELGTDLMLICSNVSPVSLGGIDRAAADFHQLGELAARHGVRVGYEALAWGRHISDHRDAWEVVRRADHANVGIILDSFHTLSRKIDPNSIRSIPGDKIFIVQLADAPLIDMDLLYWSRHFRNMPGEGDLPVVDFMRAVAATGYSGPLSLEIFNDQFRGGSARLLAEDGHRSLVNLMDQVRRLEPDIRIDVPAMPERVETQGVEFVEFTTAPEEKAHLETLLATLGFEKTARHRNRNVDLYTQGDIRIVINTSDDGDSFAGASYSIHGTNAYAFGLKVDDAGAALARAEALGAPTFAEPRKSGEVAVPAIQGVGNGVIYFLDASPALASIWDKEFVSTGSPKAQGDAGLTRIDHLAQTTHYDEMLTWLLFYTSLFFTRRTPMVDVVDPGGLVRSQAIESAPAPHFRLTMNGADNRKTFAGKFLAEGFGTSIQHIAFATDDIFATAKALQARGFHALPISRNYYDDLEARFGLEPEFSDALRAASILYDRDDNGEYFQIYSRTFGEGFFFEIIERRGAYGGYGAMNAPFRIAAQRRLAPPVGMPRE from the coding sequence ATGCGCACATCCATTGCAACCGTATCGATCAGCGGCGAATTCCCCGAAAAACTGGCGGCCATCGCCAAGGCGGGCTTTTCCGGCGTGGAGATTTTCGAAAACGATTTCCTGACCTATGACGCCTCGCCGCGCGAGGTGAAGGCACTGGCCGCCGATCACGGTCTGGATATCACCCTGTTCCAGCCGTTCCGCGATTTCGAGGGCATGCCGGAACCGCACCGTACCCGCGCCTTTGAGCGCGCGCAGCGAAAATTCGACATCATGGGCGAACTCGGCACCGACCTGATGCTGATCTGCTCCAATGTCTCGCCGGTCTCGCTTGGCGGCATCGACCGCGCGGCGGCCGATTTCCATCAACTGGGCGAGCTTGCGGCCAGACATGGCGTGCGCGTCGGTTACGAGGCGCTGGCCTGGGGCCGCCATATCAGCGATCACCGCGATGCCTGGGAGGTGGTGCGCCGCGCCGACCACGCCAATGTCGGAATCATTCTCGACAGTTTCCACACGCTGTCGCGCAAGATCGATCCCAATTCGATCCGCTCCATTCCCGGCGACAAGATCTTCATCGTGCAGCTGGCCGATGCGCCACTGATCGATATGGATTTGCTCTACTGGAGCCGCCATTTCCGCAATATGCCGGGCGAAGGCGATCTGCCTGTCGTGGATTTCATGCGCGCCGTCGCCGCCACCGGCTATAGCGGCCCGCTGTCGCTGGAAATCTTCAACGACCAGTTCCGTGGCGGCTCGGCCCGGCTGCTCGCAGAAGACGGGCACCGTTCGCTCGTCAACCTCATGGATCAGGTGCGCCGCCTCGAACCCGATATTCGCATCGACGTGCCCGCCATGCCGGAACGGGTTGAGACGCAAGGGGTGGAATTCGTCGAATTCACCACCGCGCCGGAGGAAAAGGCCCATCTGGAGACCCTGCTCGCCACGCTCGGCTTTGAAAAAACCGCAAGGCATCGCAATCGCAATGTCGATCTTTATACGCAGGGCGATATCCGCATTGTCATCAATACCAGCGATGACGGCGACAGTTTCGCCGGTGCGTCCTATTCCATCCACGGCACCAATGCCTATGCCTTCGGCCTGAAGGTCGATGATGCCGGGGCAGCCCTTGCCCGGGCGGAAGCGCTCGGCGCACCGACCTTTGCCGAACCGCGCAAATCAGGCGAAGTCGCCGTTCCCGCCATTCAGGGCGTGGGCAACGGCGTCATCTATTTCCTCGATGCCTCGCCGGCGCTCGCCTCCATCTGGGACAAGGAATTCGTCTCCACAGGCAGCCCGAAGGCACAGGGCGATGCCGGGTTGACGCGGATCGATCATCTTGCGCAAACAACGCATTACGATGAAATGCTGACCTGGCTTCTGTTTTACACCTCGCTGTTTTTCACCCGCCGCACGCCGATGGTGGACGTCGTCGATCCCGGCGGGCTGGTGCGCAGTCAGGCGATCGAAAGCGCGCCGGCACCGCATTTCCGCCTGACCATGAACGGTGCCGACAATCGCAAGACCTTCGCCGGCAAATTTCTGGCCGAGGGTTTCGGCACCAGCATCCAGCACATCGCCTTTGCCACCGACGATATCTTCGCCACCGCAAAAGCCTTGCAGGCGCGCGGTTTTCACGCCCTGCCGATCTCGCGCAATTATTACGACGATCTGGAAGCCCGTTTCGGGCTGGAGCCAGAATTTTCCGATGCGCTGAGGGCCGCCAGCATTCTTTATGACCGCGACGATAATGGCGAATATTTCCAGATTTACAGCCGCACCTTCGGGGAAGGTTTCTTTTTCGAGATCATCGAAAGGCGCGGCGCTTACGGTGGTTATGGCGCGATGAACGCACCCTTCCGAATTGCCGCGCAGCGACGCCTTGCCCCGCCGGTCGGCATGCCGAGGGAATAG